TCCTTGGTGTTCTGGGCCGTTATGGAAGTTAGGGCAACTGTTCCATGAACTCCCAGGGCGGCGAACGTCTTCAGATCTGCCTGAATACCGGCTCCGCCACCAGAGTCACTCCCAGCTATTGTGAGAGCTACCGGAACCCTCTTAAGGTCTATCCAGACCAAGCTTCCACCTCCCCATGAGGTACTGGGCGATGAGGGAGACGAGGAAGGAGGGTATGCTGGCTCCCAGCTCGGGGATCCGGAGGGCGATCGCGAAGTAAGTGAGCAGGCCCAGGATCCAGGACGCTATTGACCTGGCAACAAGCCTGGGGGCTCTCTCGTAGAACTCCTCCAAGCTCAGGTCGGCCCTCCTCACGAGGAAGAATTCTGAGATGACGACCCCGAAGAGGGGGATGAAGGAGGCCCCTATCATGAGGAGGAACCACTCGTAGTTAGCTAGAGGCACCCAGTAGGCCAGGAGGGCGGATATCACCATGACCACCAGGATTATCTTCCACTGCCTCAGCCTCGGGAAGGCGTTCTGGAGAGAGATCGCTGAGGAGTAGACGTCTGCGTAGGCGTTGTCTGTCTCATCCACGAGTATCGCCACGAGAGCAACGCCACCGAGGTAAAGTCCTAGTATGGAGGCCGAAACGAATGCCTGTCCGGATATTGCCGCCAGAACGGCCCCAAGGAAGTAGAACCATGTGTTGGCCACCGTATAGCCTACCAGGGTTCCAAGAAAACCGGATCTGACGCTGGAGCTGAACCTGTTGTAATCGGAGACGAGGGGCATCCAGGAGATGGGCATCGCTATGACCAGGTCGAGAGCTAGGGTGAGGGGCATCTCCCCCGTGCCCGTGGGGCCGAGCTCCCGGTTGAGGGCCTGATATGTTATCCACAAGGTCGACGCCATGACGAGCCAGACGGCGAACCTCTCTATCCACTTCCTGACGAAAGCCAGGGGCCCTCCCAGGGCAAGTCCCAGCACCACGAGGGAGAAGAACAGGAGCCACAGGGCCCTGAGGTCCTCCCCACCCCATATCAGCGAGGCGGAGTCCATCATGACCTTGAGCTCGAAGGCGGTCCATCCGACGAGCTGGAGGAAGTTCAGGAAGGTGGCCAGGTAGGAGCCGTATGTGCCGAAGATAGGCCTCAGAGAGACCATCGTGGGGACCCCGTACTTGGACCCCAGGATGCCGGCCAGGGCCAGGAGCAGGCTCCCCACCAGGGAGCCAGCTAAGGATACTAGGAGGGCCTGCCCTATGGTGAGGGAGGGCATCAGGAGAGCCCCCGCCTGCAGGACCAGCAGGCCAACCCCCAGGCTGAACCAGAGGAAGAAGAAATCTATCCCCCTGAGTATCCTCACCTCCTCCCTGACGGGCTCAACCCCCCACTCCGGAGGGGCCCTCAGGAGACCTCTTCCCTCTCTCATGCTTCCCCTCCCGAAGACGCCGGGAGGGAGGGGGCCAGCATAAGGAGAAGGGCGCTCTCCCTACGCCGGCATTACCCGGATCAGGTTCTAGGGGTCGGCAGCACGCAAGCTGCCCTCTCAGCCGGGTTTACCCCAGCTCCCCCGGCGCCCTCGCGCCTAAGCGCAGTTATCACTTAAAAAACTTTTCCAAATGTGGGGAGTGGTGCGCCGCGGAGCCTTGAGATTATGAGACCCAAAGGAGAACTTTGATAGCAGATCCTCAGATCCTCACGACTTCACCGCTCCTCCTGGCCTCCAGCACCTTCTCCACGACCCTCTCATCATAGTGGGGTGGGCCACTCACGTACTTGAACCCAAGATCCGGGAGCACGGCAACTATGAGCCCACTATCGATCTCCTCGGCCACCTTAGCGGCCGCATACATGACTGTACCGGAAGATTGGCCTGCAAATATGCCCTCCTGCCTCGTCAACATGAGCGCCCACTCGTAAGCCGTCTGGGTGCTCACCTCTATCCTCCTGTCGATGATGGACTCATCGTATATTCCCGGGACGATCGCCTCCCTCAGGCTCTTCAGCCCCTGTATCCTGTGTCCCACCTCGGGCTCCGCGGCTATCACCTCGATCTTGGGGTTCCTCTCCTTCAGGTACCTCCCCGCCCCCATCAGGGTCCCGCTGGTCCCCAGACCAGCCACCACGTGGGTCACCCTCCCATCGGTGTCATGCCATATCTCGGGTCCGGTCGTCTCGTAGTGGGCCCTCGGATTGGCCGGATTGTCGAACTGATTGGGCATGAAGTAGGCCTCGGGATCACTCTCATAGAGCCTCCTGGCCTCCAGTATGGCCCCGTCGGTCCCCCTTTCCGGGGGAGTGAGTATGACATCCGCACCATAGGCCTTCAGTATCAGGACCCTCTCCAGGCTCACGCTGGCAGGCATCACCAGCAGGGGTTCACGGTTGCTGGACTTTCATAGAAAATGTGGGCTTTTGTCCAACAACCGTTTGGGCATCATCACCGTAGCTCCGCCCCTTTCGGGGGAACCCCTGACGCCCCACATCTGAAGGTTGAGGGCCGCAGCTTCATCCCTATCTATGACGAGGCCGCAGCCCTCACAACGCATGAGCCTGCCCCGATAGGCCTTCAGAGGCGCTGAACACACGGGGCAGGTTCTGGAGGAGTATGTAGGGTTCACGAACCTGACTGGTAAGCCCAACCACCTAGCCTTGTAGGCCAGCATGAACTGAAATGTGCGGGCGTCCCACTTGCTCAGTCTGCGCCTGACCTTCCTGCTCGCTCTCTTGGTAGTCCTCTCCTTTATTCCTTTCAGGTTCTCCAGGATGATCCCGTAGTTGAGGGAGGTCAGCTCCCTTACTATGGTGGTGGTCAGTTTGTGAAGGAGGTCATTAGCCCTGTTCCTCTCCCTTTTGCTATACTTGGCCATGAGCCTCCTTGAGCGCTTGGGGTGGGTCTTCCTCAGCGACTGTATTCTGCGGCGCTTCAGCTCGTAGACCGTGTGGATGTGGTAAAGCTCCCTGAGGTCGTACCTGATCAATCCGTGGCCGTCCCTCGCCTCAGTTACGTTCACCTCATTCACGTCGAAAGCTGACCAGCCATTAGGCTCTTTCGGCTTTGAGGAGCGCTTGAACGTGATGTAGAGCCTGTTGTCGGTCATGAGCAAGCCGCCGATGGAGTCGTAGTCTTTGGGCAGGTAGCCGAACCTCGACAGGTCCACCTCCAGGTAGCGCTCCCTGGCCACTATCCTGATGATCAGCCTATCGCCCTTAACCCTGAACAGCGTGCTCTTTATGTAAACAATTCTCCTCGTGATTTCAGGTTTCTTCTTCGCCTTTCCCCTGTTGTGGAGCTTTATCCAGCCCTTCACCAAGCCTATGGCCGAGTTTATGGCTGAGTCAACGTAGTGGCTGACGTAGGGCCAGCCCTTCAGTAGTTGATTCCTTATCTCGCGCCTCTCCTCGGCCTTCAGCCGGAGCCTAGCCTTGCCCTTGGAGCTGTAGGATACGTAACCCATAACCATCTCCAGCGCCTTGCGCTTGACCTCCAGGTAAGCGTCTATGAGGTCTCTGGGCGCCTCTATTGGCACGGCGTAGCTCTTGAGAGCCTCACCCTGAGACAATCCGCCTCACCCCTTGAACTAGCCTCCTGTACTTGTGAGACCTCCTGCCGTAGAGCCTGCCAGCGAAGTGAGCCACTATCGCTATGAGATCCTCCACCAGCTCCTCCTTTGGTGTCCTCTCCCTCTCGCTGATCATCTCTATCTCTGTCCCGAAAACTTGAAACAGCCTCCTAAGCGTCGAGAAGCCGAACCTAGTCAGCCTGTCCGGGTAAGTGACTATCACCCTGTTAACTTCACGCCCAGACACCATATCTAGCAGCTTCAGGTATCCTTTGCGCCGCTCATTCAAGCCCGAACCTATGTCTGCGATCACCTCGGCCAGTTTGTAGCCCCGTTGGTCTGCGTATTCCCTTATAGCACGAACCTGCCTCTCCAAATCGTCTTTTTGTGATCTTGAGGAGACTCTAGCATATCCCACTACGATCCGCTCTTCACTCAGACCGAGTATCCTCCTTATCTCCGAATCTGGAACTCTCCTCTTACCGCCAGGAGTTCTAACGCACCCGATTTTCCCCGCTTTATCCCATCGCTGGATCGTCCTGACCGAAACGCCTAGAATCTTGGCCGCTTCCCTCATTGTGTAGTGTCGTTCCATGACAACCTATGTGTATTTCTATCTACTAAATATTTAACAGTTTCGTACGGCATGTTGAATACTTGGAAGGGGAGCACCCGATCCCGCTGTCAGCGTTGAATGCGCACCCCCCTGAGGGGGAGTCCCCGCGACCGCATCACCCGGATCGGGTTCTAGGGGTCGGGTGCACATGTTCTAGTTCTCCCTGAGACCCTCGGAGCGGGTTCCTGGGACACGAAAGGGCGTTTCGGCTCGAGGTATAGATTAAAAAATTTTTAATATAGAGGTGGATGCGCACGGGGGCGAGATAAACCCCGAGACGCTGGAGGTGGATCCAGAGACCACCGAGAGGCTCAGGAGGGAGATGAAAGGGAGGCGTTGATGGTGAGCTTGAGGAGAATAAACTTATCGGATGAGTTCTGGCGAGGCGTGAAGGATCACGTGCTGGAGCTGCTGACTGGTGACATACTGCAGTCGGGGGTTGCCGTGGTGAGGCCCGGGGAGAGGTATCCTCCCCAGGGCTTCAGCTCGCATCCCGAGAGCGATGAGCTATCCTTCATGATATCCGGCACGTTGAGGTTCTGCACGGATAGGGAGGAGCTGATCCTGAGGCCCGGGGATCTCCTCCTGAACCCGAAGGGAACGCCCCACTACATAGAGAACATAGGGAATGAGGAAGTGAGGGTTCTCTGGGTCCTAGCGCCGAAGATAAGGATCTGAGGCTCTCCAGGTTTCTCATGAGCTGAGGATGACCATCCCCCTTTATATTTTTCCATGGGCACGGCCTCCGGTGGCCACGATGGTTGCCAGATTCAGGGAGAGGTTGAGCAGGCTGGCCGATCTGATGAGGGAATCTGATATCTCAGGGGCGATAGTATCCCCGGGATCGAACCTCCTTTACCTCACCGGTCTGTCGCCGGCCGCCACGCTCGAGAGGCTCTTCACGCTCCTAGTCTCCTCGGAGGGTGAGGTCTCCCTTCTGGCACCTAAGCTCTATGAGAACGAGCTGAGGGGGACCTGGATAGAGGACGTGAGGATATGGAGCGATTCCGAGGATCCTTATGAGATGATGAGGGAGATCATCGAGAGGATGTTCGGGAGAGCCGGAAGCATAGCGGTGGATGATCAGATGCAGGCCGTCCACCTACTCAGGCTCTACGGATTCCTCAGGAAATATGACCTGAGGCCCCTGAGCCAGCTGATCTCGAGGCTCAGGATGGTGAAGGACGAGGAGGAACTGAGGCTTATGAGGGAGGCCTCGAGGATGGCGGATGAAACCATCGAGAGGCTGATGAGTGAGGACCTGAGGGGAAGGAGGGAGAGGGAGGTGGTGAGGATGATAGAGAGCCTCCTGATGGAGCTGGGAGCCGATAGGTCCTTCGATGCGATAGTGGCCTCGGGGCCCAACGGAGCGAACCCCCATCACACGCCAGGCGAGAGGAGGATCTCCGAGGGCGACGTCCTGATAATAGACTTCGGGGCCAGGTACAGGGGCTACTGCTCGGATATAACGAGGACCTTCTCGATAGGGAGACCATCCGAGAGGCTCATCGAGGTCTATGAGGTGGTGAGGGAGGCCCAGGAGAGGGCCTTCCAATCCGTCAGGGAGGGCGCATTGGCTGGGGAGGTGGATGCCGCTGCCAGGGGATTCATAGCGAGCAGGGGGTACGGGGAGCGCTTCACCCACAGGACGGGCCACGGCCTAGGCCTCGACATTCATGAGGAGCCTTACATAGCCCCTAACAGCGGGACTGAGCTGAGGGAGGGGATGGTGTTCACGATAGAGCCAGGGATC
This Candidatus Korarchaeota archaeon NZ13-K DNA region includes the following protein-coding sequences:
- a CDS encoding cysteine synthase family protein — encoded protein: MPASVSLERVLILKAYGADVILTPPERGTDGAILEARRLYESDPEAYFMPNQFDNPANPRAHYETTGPEIWHDTDGRVTHVVAGLGTSGTLMGAGRYLKERNPKIEVIAAEPEVGHRIQGLKSLREAIVPGIYDESIIDRRIEVSTQTAYEWALMLTRQEGIFAGQSSGTVMYAAAKVAEEIDSGLIVAVLPDLGFKYVSGPPHYDERVVEKVLEARRSGEVVRI
- a CDS encoding cupin domain-containing protein, whose amino-acid sequence is MVSLRRINLSDEFWRGVKDHVLELLTGDILQSGVAVVRPGERYPPQGFSSHPESDELSFMISGTLRFCTDREELILRPGDLLLNPKGTPHYIENIGNEEVRVLWVLAPKIRI
- a CDS encoding IS607 family transposase; its protein translation is MERHYTMREAAKILGVSVRTIQRWDKAGKIGCVRTPGGKRRVPDSEIRRILGLSEERIVVGYARVSSRSQKDDLERQVRAIREYADQRGYKLAEVIADIGSGLNERRKGYLKLLDMVSGREVNRVIVTYPDRLTRFGFSTLRRLFQVFGTEIEMISERERTPKEELVEDLIAIVAHFAGRLYGRRSHKYRRLVQGVRRIVSG
- a CDS encoding putative hydroxymethylpyrimidine transporter CytX, with amino-acid sequence MREGRGLLRAPPEWGVEPVREEVRILRGIDFFFLWFSLGVGLLVLQAGALLMPSLTIGQALLVSLAGSLVGSLLLALAGILGSKYGVPTMVSLRPIFGTYGSYLATFLNFLQLVGWTAFELKVMMDSASLIWGGEDLRALWLLFFSLVVLGLALGGPLAFVRKWIERFAVWLVMASTLWITYQALNRELGPTGTGEMPLTLALDLVIAMPISWMPLVSDYNRFSSSVRSGFLGTLVGYTVANTWFYFLGAVLAAISGQAFVSASILGLYLGGVALVAILVDETDNAYADVYSSAISLQNAFPRLRQWKIILVVMVISALLAYWVPLANYEWFLLMIGASFIPLFGVVISEFFLVRRADLSLEEFYERAPRLVARSIASWILGLLTYFAIALRIPELGASIPSFLVSLIAQYLMGRWKLGLDRP
- a CDS encoding aminopeptidase P family protein, whose amino-acid sequence is MVARFRERLSRLADLMRESDISGAIVSPGSNLLYLTGLSPAATLERLFTLLVSSEGEVSLLAPKLYENELRGTWIEDVRIWSDSEDPYEMMREIIERMFGRAGSIAVDDQMQAVHLLRLYGFLRKYDLRPLSQLISRLRMVKDEEELRLMREASRMADETIERLMSEDLRGRREREVVRMIESLLMELGADRSFDAIVASGPNGANPHHTPGERRISEGDVLIIDFGARYRGYCSDITRTFSIGRPSERLIEVYEVVREAQERAFQSVREGALAGEVDAAARGFIASRGYGERFTHRTGHGLGLDIHEEPYIAPNSGTELREGMVFTIEPGIYLEGSFGVRIEDDVAIVGGRGERLTRTTRELIRL
- a CDS encoding transposase, with translation MSQGEALKSYAVPIEAPRDLIDAYLEVKRKALEMVMGYVSYSSKGKARLRLKAEERREIRNQLLKGWPYVSHYVDSAINSAIGLVKGWIKLHNRGKAKKKPEITRRIVYIKSTLFRVKGDRLIIRIVARERYLEVDLSRFGYLPKDYDSIGGLLMTDNRLYITFKRSSKPKEPNGWSAFDVNEVNVTEARDGHGLIRYDLRELYHIHTVYELKRRRIQSLRKTHPKRSRRLMAKYSKRERNRANDLLHKLTTTIVRELTSLNYGIILENLKGIKERTTKRASRKVRRRLSKWDARTFQFMLAYKARWLGLPVRFVNPTYSSRTCPVCSAPLKAYRGRLMRCEGCGLVIDRDEAAALNLQMWGVRGSPERGGATVMMPKRLLDKSPHFL